Sequence from the Panicum virgatum strain AP13 chromosome 5N, P.virgatum_v5, whole genome shotgun sequence genome:
AACCTGTAGActatgtcggtgaagaacaacacggcttgctcggatttgattttgtcgatgggtcgagcctcgatccatttggagaacttgtcgattgctaccaacaagtgggtgaagccctcGGGCGCTTTCTGCagtggaccgacgaggtccagtccccacacggcgaaaggccatgtgatggggatggtttgCAGAACGTGAGCTGAGAGGCGTGTCTTCCGGCCGTAGAACTAGcagccctcgcaggtccgcacgacttttgcggcgtcggcgaccgcagtgggccaatagaatcccAGCCGGAACGCGTTGCCCACGAGGGTCCGTGGCGCAGCGTGGTGGCCATAGATGCCGGCGTGAATGTCTCgtatcagctccttgccctcggggatggggatgcaacgCTGCAGAACACCCGAGGGACTGTGCTTGTACAGCTCGTCGTCAATCAAGATGaaagacttggcccgcctggcgatGCACAGCGCCTGAGCacggtccgagggtaggacccctcggaTCATACAATCGAGATACTGGGAACGCCAGTCTCGCGAAGgcggggcctcgtcgatctccatcgCTTCAGCCTCATCTGCCGAGGAGATCTCGGCTTCAGTGTCCAGAGCCTCGGACTCCTCCGCCAAGCAGTCTTCGGCCGATGGCTCGGTGGTCGCAGCCCCCGAGGGTTCAGGTGCTGCTCCAATGGCTTCTGCTGGATTCTTGAAGTCAACGGATGGTTTGGTGAGGTCACAAGCGAAGACGTTCGGAGGAATGGTGGTCCGCCCAGACACGATCCTGGCCAGTTTGTCTGCTTTCTCATTGTATTTACGCGCGATGTGGTTGAGCTCGAGCCCGTCGAACCTGTCTTTGAGGCGACGCACTGTGTTACAGTACGCCTCCATTTTTTCGTTGTGGCAGCTGGCCTCTTTCATCACCTGGTTGATGATGAGTTGAAAGTCTCCCCGAACATCGAGGCGCTTGAtgccaagctcgatggcgatgcggaggccgctgaagagggcctcgtactccgccatattgttggaCGCCGGAAAatgtgttggcgcctaccaacgtca
This genomic interval carries:
- the LOC120674509 gene encoding uncharacterized protein LOC120674509, producing the protein MEAYCNTVRRLKDRFDGLELNHIARKYNEKADKLARIVSGRTTIPPNVFACDLTKPSVDFKNPAEAIGAAPEPSGAATTEPSAEDCLAEESEALDTEAEISSADEAEAMEIDEAPPSRDWRSQYLDCMIRGVLPSDRAQALCIARRAKSFILIDDELYKHSPSGVLQRCIPIPEGKELIRDIHAGIYGHHAAPRTLVGNAFRLGFYWPTADNRGRHKLTPPWEGLYIVAEVLKPGTYKLANEKGEVFINAWNIQQLRRFYP